CGAGAAAGCGTCCCAGGTTTGCGCGATCCACGACTGCGTCGACCATGCCATGCTCCTGCAGGAACTCAGAGGTCTGGAAACCTTCGGGAAGTTCCGTCTGGATGGTCTGTTCAATCACACGGGGCCCGGCAAAGCCGATCAGGGCCTTCGGTTCTGCAAGAATAATGTCCCCGAGCATGGCAAAGGAAGCGGTCACGCCGCCGGTCGTCGGATGAGTAAGGATGGAAATATAGGGCAGACCCGCTTCGCGCAGTTCGCCGAGAAGTGCCGAAGTCTTGGCCATCTGCATGAGCGACAGGATCGACTCCTGCATCCTCGCCCCGCCCGACTGTGAGACAATGATCAGCGAGCGGCGCTTTTCAATGGCATCCCGGATCGAGCGGGCGATCTTCTCTCCCACCACCGAGCCCATGCTCCCGCCCATGAAGCGGAAGTCCATGACGGACACGCTCACGGGGTGCCCACTCACGGTACCCAAACCGGTGACCACCGCATCATCGAGTCCGGTCTTCTTGCGCGCCTGTTTTTCCTTGTCCGTGTAGCGATCCTTGCCGGCCTTGAAGTTCAGGGGATCCTTGCTACGAAGTCCGCGATGGGTTTCCTCAAAACTGCCCTCATCGAGAAGGAAGTTCAGGTAGCTGTAGGCATCTACCCGAAAGTGGAACTTGCAGTTGGAGCAGACCCAGCGGCTCTTCTCCAACTCCTGGCGAAAGAGAATCTCCCCGCAGCTACTGCACTTCAGCCACAGGCCATCGGGGATCTCCTTGCGACTGGCGCGCGTGGAGTCCTTCAGTCCTTTACGGGTTCTTTTCAGCCAGCTCATGATTCCTTATCCAATGCGGGTGTCTTTCAGGATGGGAAAGTATAGGAAGGGACTGCGGTGGCGGGCAAGGCTTTATCGGGAAAAAGCCGTTTTCCGGGAGGAAACAGGGGCATCAAAAGCGGAAGGCTAAAACCGACAAGTCATTGTCTCCCAATTACTTGCTAGCCCACTCCCGCAGGAAACCCGCAAAATCCACCGCCGCAGACGCTCCCACCTCCACGACCTCCTCGTGACTGGTTTCCTCGTCCGGGGAATCTGCGATCACATTGGTAATGCAGGACATGGCCGCCGTTCTTGCGCCCATTCGGGCAAAGAGCACCGACTCCGGAAAAGTGCTCATGCTGGCCGCCGAGGCACCCATGTCCCGGGCCATTCGCATCTCGGCCAGAGTTTCGTAGGCGGGGCCCGTGCCGACATGAAGGACTCCCTCGTGCAGGCGAAGCCCACTGCCTCGCGCTGCACCCTGCAAGTCCGCAGAAAGATCCGCATCGTACAATTGCAGGGGGCCGGAATCCTTCGGGATTTCTCCACCCCGCAGGGGATCGGCCAACTGGGAACTGAGGATATCCCGGATCAGCATGAAGTCCCCCGCCTGGAAGTCGGGATTGAGCCCTCCGGCTGCATTCGTAACCAGAACGCAATCCAGAGGAAGGCAGGCAAGTGCCGCCGCAGGGAGCAAAACCTCCCGATCGGGATGACCTTCATAGCGGTGCAGGCGACCCTGAAGAAAGAGGTAGTGAACCTCTCCGGCAGAGGTCAGCAGAAGGCGACCCTTGTGCCCCTCCACGCCGGCAGAAATCAGTCCGAGCTCCTCGAAGTTCTTCTCCCAGACGAGTTCAAAGTCCTCGGCCGCGGGACCGAGACCACTTCCCAGGATGACCGCCCGGGTTCGCGCCGGCAGTTCCGAAGGCCAGAGGGGCAGGATCTTCTCCAGGGACTTCCGAAGATCAAGCGGCAAGATTTCCCGTCTCATTCCTCCTCCTTGATTTCCGCTTCCAGGGGAAGCCAGAGCACCAGAGCATCTTCCCCGCTGTCGGTGTAGTAGGCCTTTCGCCGGTGCAGGTAAAGGAAACCGAGAGACTCGTAGAGAGCACGAGCCGCCTCATTGGACTCGCGAACCTCGAGGATCATATGGGAAAAGCCCCGCTCCAGTGCAAGCTTCGCCACCGTCCGGATCAGTCCCGAGGAAAGCCCCTTCCTTCGCCAGGAAGGCTCGATGGCAATGTTCAAAAGATGAAGTTCTTCAGCCATCTGCCAGTGCAGGGCATAGCCGACCAACTCGTCTTCGCAGAGAAGGACCAGGTTCCATCGTTTTTCGGCATGCCGGGCCTCGGCCTCAAGAAGCCCCCGGCTCCAGGGATCCTGAAAACAGGTTTCCTCCAGGGCAACCACCCGGTCTACATGCTCCGGGCCGTAACTCAGGCACTGACACTTCCCTTCGGAGTAGTCGAATGTAAACTCCAGGGGAAGCGTCACGCCTCTTCTCCCTTCGGGCGGGTCACGGAGGCTGTTGCATGATAACGGGGAAGAAGGCGGTCTCTATTATATCCGGAAAGTTCCCCCTCCGGGTTCCGGGCCAGGCGGGCAAGAGCCTGCAACTGAAGTTCCGCCTCCGGCTCCTTGCCATTGACAAGCCGCAGTCCGGGCCAGTCGGCAAGCAGTTCCCGATGCCACTCTTCCAGTTCCTCTTCCCTGCGAAGTTGCTCGAACAGCGGCTTGGAAGCCCCCGGTTCAAAGAAGGCCGACCAGTACTCTCGGGAGCGGGCGGGGCGGGCAATCAGGATCGGGGCAGACTCGCAGGCAGCCACCGGAATCGCAAGACTGGAGAGAGGCAGGATCGGTGTCGGTCTTCCAAAAACCAGCCCCTTGGCCGTAGCAAGAGCCACACGAAGGCCCGTAAAGGAACCGGGCCCGATGCCTAGTGCCACGCGCTCCAGTTCGGACCAGGGTCTTCCGCTTTCTTTCTGGAGATCAGAAAGTCCCTTCTCCAGAAAGCGACGATGCTCACGGGGACGCAGGGACACACGACTCAGGATCCGTCCCTCTTCCACTTCCAGACTCAGCAGGCCCAGGCTGGAGGAAACATCCAGTGCGAGAATCATGAGCCCTCCGAAGCCATGGCGCTTGCGAAACGCTCGGGGGGATCTTCGAAGATCACTTCCCGCCCTTCACCTTTCATCGAAAATCGTAAACGAAGTGCATTTTCGGGCAGAGCACTCTCGGCCCGGTCTGCCCATTCAAGAAGCGAAACCCCCGTCTCCAGTTCTGCATCGAAAAGTCCGGCATCCAACAGTTCCTCCACGGACTCCAGGCGATAAGCATCGAAGTGGAAAACGGGAAGGCGCCCTTCGTAGCGATTCTGAAGAACAAAACTGGGGCTGTCCACCTCCCGGGGGTCAATGCCGAGCGCAGAGCAGAAGGCGGCGCTAAAGGTGGTCTTCCCGGTTCCCAGGTCGCCATAGAGAGCAAAGAAATCCCCGGCCACAGCCACCGCAGCCAGAGCGCGAGCGAAGCGACCGGTCTCCTCCACAGAGGAAAGAGCTATCCTTTGGGATCGAGGATGGCACACGGGACAATCATCTCCTCGAGGGAAAGCCCTCCGTGCTGGAAGCTTCCGCGGTAACGCTTTTCGTAGTCATGAAAATTCGTGGGATAGACAAAGTAGAAGTTCTCCCGGGCAAAGATGTAGTTCTTGGTCTTTCGGTTCCAGGGAAGATGCCAGTCTCGGGGACTCATGACTTTCAGGGTCTGCTTCGGGTCACAGCCCAGATTGTCACCATACTTGTAGCGAATGCCGGAGGAAGTGTCGCGGTTTCCCTGAACCAGTGCCGAGCGCTGGCAGAAGACCGAGCCATGGTCGCTGGTCAGCACGACCAGAGCTCCGGAACGGGCCAGAGACTTCAGGATATCAAAGAGCGCGGAGTGCCGGAACCAGGAGATCATGAGACTTCGGAACGCGGATTCGTCGGGAGCGATCTCCTGAAGAATTTCCGACTGGCTCCTGCCATGCGCCAGAATGTCCAGAAAGTTGAAGACCAGGGCCACAAAGGGAATCTGTCGGAAACTGCCGATCTGCCGATACAGCTCATTGGCTGCCGAGATATTCGACACCTTCACATACTTGAACTTCCGGTCCCCGAGCCCGCATCGCTTCAACTTTTCCTGCATCAACTGCCGCTCGAACCGGTTCAGGCTCAATTCTTCGCGGGGATCTTCCAGCCAGTACTGAGGCAATTGATCGGCAATCTCATCAGGCCAGAGTCCGGCAAAGAGAGAGTTGCGGGCATAGGGCGTGGCCGTGGGAAGGATCGCAAAGTAGTCCTCCACCTGGATATTGAAAAAGGGCGTGAGAAGATCCTCGATCACCTTCCACTGGTCGAGCCTCATGCAGTCGATCACGATGTAGTAGACCTGTCGCCCGGCTTCGATATAGGGCTGAACCACATCGCCGAAAATGTCGGGGCTCATCAGGGGACGATCCGGGTACTCAGCCTTCATCCACTTCGGATAGTTGCTTTCCACATAGCGCCCGAAAGTCATATTGAGATCCCTGCGCAGATCCCGGTGGGTCTGCTCAAGTCCCGAATCCTCGAACTCGTCGAGACGAAGATCCCAGTCGACCAGAAAGCGATTCACCTCCATCCACCGCTGCCAGTCGACCAGATCCATGCTTTCCATGGAGATCGGCCGATAGTCGCTGACATACCTCTGCGTCATCTGACTTTCCTGGATCTTCCGACCCTCGAACAGCCGCTTGATGGCAGAAAAAATCTGCACGGGATTGACCGGCTTGACCAGAAAGTCCTCGACCTGCCCGCCAAGAGCCTCATTCATCAGGCTCTCTTCCCCGCTCTTCGTGATCATGATTACGGGCAGGGAAGGCATGAGCTTTCGAACCTCGCTCAGCGTTTCGATCCCGCTCTTCCCCGGCATGACTTCGTCCAGAAGCAGGAGATCGAAGTTCTTCTCCTCGATGAGGGCCAGGGCATCGTCGCCATTGGCCACGCCCTCCACGGCATAGCCCTTCTCCTCCAGAAAGAGAATGTGGGGCTTGAGCAGGTCGATCTGGTCGTCTGCCCACAGGATATTCTGCCGTGTTGACTGATTCATCGTTCTCCGGTCCTAGGCGGGAAGCCGCATGACAAAACAGGATCCGTGGCCATCATGGCTGTCGAGGAGAAAGAGCTCTCCGCCGTGATATTCCTCGACAATGCGACGACTGAGAGTCAGTCCCAATCCCCAGCCGCCCGAACGGGAAGTGAAACCCGGTCGGAAGACCTTGCGCCGCGAAGCCGATGCAATCCCGCGGCCATTGTCACGGACATGCAAGTCCACCGACTTTGAGCTGCCCTGATAGCTCAGGGAAATCTGGATCCTGCCCTCTTCCTTGTCAATCGCATCAAGCGCATTCTTGATCAGGTTCTCGACCACCCATTCGAGAAGCTCCGCATTGAGGGACACCATGGGAACCTCGTCGTAGCTCTCTTCAATTACCACTTGGGTACGGTAGTGAGGAAGTCGAGTACGAAAGTACTCCACGGTCTTCTCGACAATGGGACGCATTTCATCCCGCTTGAGATTCGGCGAGCCACCAATGCTGTTGAAACGGTCCGACACCTTCTGCAGCCGCTCGACATCGTGGCCCATCTCGCGAAATGTCTCCTCCACTCCCCCGGCGGACTCCATTTCTGAAACCCTTGCCTGCCCCAGATGAATCCAGCCCAGCAGGCTTGTAAGAGGCGTTCCCATCTGATGAGCCGTCTCCTTGGCAAGACCCACCCAGACACTCTCCTGCTCGAAACGCTTCACCAGAAAGAAGCCGAGGGTTCCCGTGACCAGAAAGAGAAGGAAGATCAGAAGCTGGACGACAATCCCGCGGCGCAGCCTTTCCGCCAGGTTGCTTTCCCCGTAACAGACATAGCCCTGCACTCGCCGCTTGCCCACCGGCGAGAAGTAGACAAGAGCCTGTCCCTCGTGCCGGAACTCCCGGGCCAAAGTAATCAGGGTCGCCATCTCTTCGCTGGGTGGATTGTTCAGATCCATTCCCCGTAGATTTTCGAAGTCGGGTTTTTTCTCGACGGGGATCCCCGGCACCCCTTCCCAGAACAGGGGCCGACCCTTTACATCGGTTATGATCAGGGGAAAAGGAGCTTCCTCGGCCACCTCATCGAGAAGGGAACGAAGGCGGTCATAAAAGAGCTCGTCCTCTTCGGCCTGAAGCGCAAGAGCCACCATGCCGCTGATCGAGTGAGCGCTGAAGTTGGATTCCTCGCGAGCCTCTTCGCTAAGAGAGCGAATATAGAGAACCGCAAGCAGAAGGAGCAGGATGCTCCCGACAAGAAAGTAAGCGCGGATGATCAGGCGAATCCGCTCGCTGGACATGAAGCCGCGACCAATCAGGGAAAGACCTCCTCACGCTCCAGAAACTCCAGGCCACCCATCCAGGGGCGAAGAGCCTCAGGAATGTTCACTCTTCCGTCAGCCCGCTGTCCCGTCTCCAGAAGGCAGGCCATCAGACGCGCGAGGGCCACGCCGCTGCCATTGAGCGTGTGCAGGAAGGCGGGCTTTTCCCCCTTCGCCGGACGATAGCGGATGTTCGCCCGGCGGGCCTGGAAGTCGGTGAAGTTGCTAACACTCGACACCTCCAGCCAACGCTTGACTCCCGGCGACCAGATTTCGAGATCGTAGCATTTCGATGCCGCAAAGGAGAGGTCACCCGAAGCAAGGGTCAAAACCCGATAGGGAATCTCCAGAGCCTGTAGAACTTTCTCCGCCTCATTGACCAGACTTTCCAGTTCCTCGAAACTGGTCTCCGGTTCCACAAACTTGACCATCTCCACCTTGTCGAACTGATGAACCCTCAGAAGCCCGCGGGTGTCCTTCCCGTGGGCGCCCGCCTCCCGCCGGAAACATGGAGTAAAGGCCTGCAGTGCAATGGGAAGACGGTCTCCGTCCAGAATCTCGTTTGCATAGAGGTTCGTGAGCGGAACCTCGGATGTGGGAATGAGCCAGAGACCTTCGATGGCCGTCCGGTACATCTGATCGGCGCTCTTCGGCAACTGGCCGGTGCCCCGGGCAGCATCATCATTGACCATCAGGGGCGGGCAGACTTCCAGAAAACCGTTCTCCCGGTGAAGATCGAGCATGAAGTTGATCAGCGCACGCTCGAGCCGGGCACCGCCTCCCATCAGGACCGGAAAACCGCTACCGGCCACCTTGGAGCCGCGCTCAATGTCCAGAACCCCCAGTTCCTCTCCGATCTCCCAGTGAGGCTTTCTTTCGAACTCCCCCTCCCCGGGAATCTCACCCCAACTGCGAACCAGTTCATTGTCTTCCTCGCCACCACGAGGAACCGATTCGTGAGGCATGTTGGGAATCGTGAGGTGGACTTCCAGAAGCTCTTCTTCCAGCGCGGCTCTCTGTGCGTCCAGTTCCTTGGTCTCTCTGGACAGCTCGCGAGTCTTCGTAATCGCTTCCGTGCAGTCCTCTCCCGACTTCTTCATCCGGTTGATTTCTTCGCTCGCGCGATTGCGCTCTCCCTTGAGATCCTCCGCCTTGCGCAGGATATCGAGGTGCCTTGCGTCCAGTTCCAGAAAGCGGTCCAGTTCTGCGCTTTCCCGCTTATCCGCAATGGCCTTACGCACATCTTCTGGATTCATTCGGATGAACTTGCGATCGAGCATGACTCCTGCCTTCGATCATGGAGTGAAAGTCGCGGGTACTCAGGACTCTTCGGCGACCGAGGATGTGTCTCCGAGGCTTGCGGTCAACAAGAGGGCCAACTTGTTCCCCAGTTCTTCGGCGAATTTCGGTTTCCCTCTTACGATGTCTCGCGCCGAGCGTTCCCCGTCACTGCTTGCGACAAAACCCTCGATAATCAGTTCGGAGGAATCCATGGCAGCAAGTGCTGCGACCGGAAGCTCCGGGTTGTCTCCCATTCTCGCAAGGAAGGCGCGCTCTGCAATGGTCTCCACCCGGCTGGTGTGGTCGCCCACTGTCTCGAGAAGTTCATTCCAGTTCTCGTTCCTGCGAAGCCCCAAAATACCAAGACAGCCTTGGCCGGGGCTGGGCAAAAGAATGTTCCCCACCACCATTTCCGACACCGACTCCTGCATTCCGAGTCGCTCAAGGCTTTCTGCGCCCAGGATCAGCCCGCCGAGGTTTCGGCTCTTCATCTGCTGTATGCGACTGTCGACCGAGCCATGTAATTCCACGAACTCCAGATCCGAGCGAAACAAGCCCAACTGGGTCGACTGCCGCGAGTGACTGACTCCCAGTTTCGCACCCTCCGGCAACTCGTCCAGAAAGGTGTAATCGTCGGAGATGAAGGCGTCGAAAGGTGTGATCCGCTCGCTAACGGACTTCAGCTCGATCTTTTTGGGAAGGGAAACCGGGATTTCCTTGAGAAGGTGGACGGCAAGATCCGCTTTCCTGGCCTGCAGCGCCTCTTCCAGTTCCTTGATATAGGACTCAGGATCTTCAGGGGAATACTGCAACTCTGCTTCCACAGACAAGAGTTCCACTTCCAGATCTCTGGAGGACTCAAGGATGCTGTCCTTCAGGTAGTGGGCAGCCTCTTCCATGACGCGGTTTTTCCGATAGGCAATCCGTAGTTTTTCCATGCGCCGATCTTAGGTCTCCACGGCAGGGAGGTCAAGCAAGGAGGAGTCTCATGACCACTCCTTCAAAACCTCTCATGGCCCTCAAAACTGGGGCCAGCTTCATGAAGTTCGGCCTTGCACCTACGACCGCGAGAACTTTCACGACTCGTCCTGTTCGCGTCCGAAGGAGGCATAGGCAAAGCCCAGGGACTCCATCTGTTTTCTTCGATAGATATTGCGGCAGTCCACCACACGGGGATTGGCCATCAGGCGGGCCACTTTCTCAAGATCCAGAACCCGGAACTCGTTCCACTCTGTCGCGATGACGAGGCCATCAGCCCCTTCGATGCAGCCGAAAAGGGAATCCGCCAGTTCGAGGTCCGGTTTCGCAAGGCGGGCGTTTTTAGAAGCAACCGGGTCAAAGGCGCAAACGGTGGCTCCGGCCTTCTCCAGACCTTCTATAATCTTCAGTGCCGCTGCATCCCGCACATCATCGGTGTTCGGCTTGAAGCTCAGGCCTAAAACAGCGATGCGCAGCCCGTCAACGCTGCCTCCGGAAAGACGGAGCATTTTCTCCACCGCCCGAAGAGGCTGCCGCTCGTTCGCTTCAATCGCCGCACGAACGAGACCCATCTTCACCCCGGACTCCGTCCCCATATGAAGGAGTGCCTGTGTATCCTTTGGGAAACAGGATCCTCCGAAGCCTGCCCCGGCGTGCAGGAACTTCGAGCCGATGCGCTGATCCATCCCCATGCCTCGGGCAACGACCTGCACATCCGCTCCCACTTTCTCACAGAACTCGGCCACCTCATTGATGAAGGAAATCTTGGCGGCCAGAAAAGCGTTGGACGCGTATTTCACCATCTCCGCTGTCTCCAGGCTTGTCGCCAGGACGGGAGTCTCATTGAGGTAGAGAGGCCGATAGATTTCCTTCACGACCTCGCGCGCACGATCACCGTCGAAGCCCAGCACCACGCGATTCGGGCGCATGAAGTCATTGATCGCAGACCCTTCTCGCAGGAACTCCGGATTGCTCACCAGGTCGAAGTCCGCATCCGGGCCGGCCTCTTCCCTCATGATTTCCCCGACGCGACGGGTGGTTCCCACGGGAACCGTGCTCTTCTGCACCACGATCTTGTAGCCCTTCAGGTTGCGACCAATGTCCCGGGCCACCGAAAAAACGGCATCGAGATCTGCGCTGCCATCTTCCCTCTCCGGGGTTCCCACTGCGATGAAGATCGCAACAGCAGACTCGACACTTTCAACAAGGTCGCTGGAAAAGGAAAGGCGGCCCGCATCCACATTCCTGCGCACCAGGTCCTCAAGCCCCGGTTCGTAAAAGGAGACTTCGCCCCGGTTCAGCGTATCGATCTTGTCCTGTGCTATGTCGTAACAGGTCACCCGATTGCCGAAGTCCGCCATGCAGGCACCCGAAACCAGCCCCACATAACCTGTACCTATCACCAGGGTCCTGCTCATTTGGTTTTCTCCTTCACTGCGTGTTCTTTCCAGTAGCTCAAGACCCTTTCGAGCATCTCGCTGAATGAAAACTGCGGGGTCCAGCCCGTTGCTTCCTGAAGACGGGAATAGTCACCGAGAAGAAGGGGAAGATCCACCGGGCGAAGCCGGGAAGGGTCTTCGACGATTTCAAGGGGAAGTTTCGAACGGGAAACGAAATAGTCCAGAGCCTCTCGCACCGAATGAGCCTGCCCGGAACAGACGTTGTAGACCTCGCCGGGCTGCCCCTTTTCCAGAAGAAGCTCGTAAGCACAGAGGACATCCCTCAGGTCCAGCCAGTCGCGGCGGGCCTGCAGGTTGCCTACAAGAATCCGCGGCTCCCGGAGACCTGCTTCCGCTTCGGCAATCTGTTTTGCAAAAGCCGGAAGCACAAAGTCCGTCGACTGACCCGGGCCGGAATGCGGGAAACTGCGGGTCGCAAACCAGGGCAGGGACCAGGTACGGGCGTACTGGAGAACCAGCATCTCACCGGCCGCTTTGCTGGCGCCATAGGGATTGCCGGGTTCGAGAGGATCGTCCTCGGAGTGAGCCGAGTCGCTGCTACCATAAACATCGGCACTGCCGACAAAGAGCAGTCTGGTGTCGGGGCAACTCTCCCTCATGGCTTCCAGAAGACGGTGGGTTCCGGTGACATTGGACTCGAAGGTAGCCCGGGGGTCCTTCAGGGAACGAGCCGGAGAACTTTGTGCGGCAAGATGAACCACCGCGTCGGGGCGAATCTCCCGAAGCATGGGAGAGGGATCCTCCCTGCTAAGATCCAGTTCCTTCACCTCGAAACCCGGGACAGGAATCTGGCCGGGAAGATCCGTCCCGCAGACCTCATGGCCGAGGTCCCGAAGGGACAGCGCCAGATGCCGTCCGACAAATCCCGCAATGCCGGTCAGAAGAATCTTCAAGAGAGAGCGCTCCCGCTCAGTGCAAGTTTCTGTCGCCAGTCATCCAGCAGATCGGAGAGCGTCTGTTCAAAGGGAATCACCGGCTCCCAGTTTGTGGCCTCTTTCAGTCTACTGGCATCTCCTTCGAGCAGGGGGACATCGCTCGGACGCATTCTCGCAGGATCCTTCTCCACGCGAACTTCCACACCGGCCAAGTCCAGCAACTTGTCGAGAATCTCCTGAATGGACCAACTCCTTCCCGTGCAGACATTGTAGACCTCGCCGGGCTCTCCCTTTTCCAGGGCAAGCCAGTAGGCACGAACCGTGTCCCTTACATCGGTAAAGTCCCGGCGTGCTTCCAGGTTGCCGACCCGGATCACCGGATCACGCAGGCCCATCTCGATTTCCACGACCTGCCGGGCGAAATCACTGCAGACAAAGACGGAAGGGCGCCTCGGCCCCGTGTGATTGAATCCCCTTGTGCGAATGGTCTTCATGCCGAAGCTCTGGAAGTACTGGTAGGCCAGTGTGTCCTGAGCCACTTTGCTCACGGCATAGGGAGAAAGTGGACGCAGAGGCTGGTCCTCGTGGATGGGAACTTCCCCGGGATGAACCAGTCCGTATTCCTCGCTGGAACCGGCAATCTGGATCCGGCAATCCAGGTCGGCCTTTCGGATCGCCTCAAAGAGATTCAACTGCCCGAGGATATTCGTACTCAGGCTCTCCTGGGGTGCCTTCCAGCTTGTCGGCACAAAACTCTGGGCGGCCAGATGGAAGACCCGGTCGGGCCGGATTTCCTCCAGCACCTCACGGCAAGCGGTGGCATCGCGAATGTCGCACTCGTGCAGACTCACCCGGCCTTCCAGCTGCGTGATGTTCTCCTGTCGGCTTCGCCAGCGGTAGATGCCGAAAACCTCGGCATCGGGCTGCTCGGACAGAAGATAGTCGGCCAGGTGGCTTCCCGCAAAACCGGTAATGCCAGTAATCAGGACTTTCATGATCATTCCTTTCGCATGAAGCTATCCTAGGCAAGCAGGAGCCGGGAGTCAATCGCGGGAAGCGTTTTCCAGTTCTTCCAGAACGGCCACCGCGCGACGAAGATGGGGAACCACAATCGTTCCCCCCACGGTCAGGGAAACGCTGAATATGTCGAAGAGTTCCGCGCGACTCACTCCCAGTTCATGGCAGTTGCGAAGATGATAGAGGATGCAGTCATCGCAACGGAGCACCATGGAGGCCGAAAGACCCAGCATTTCCTTGGTCTTCCGGTCCAGTGCCCCGTCCTGGTAGCTCAGGGTATCCACGCCGAACATGCGAGTGATGGCCCGGTTCTTTTCTCCCAGAATGATCTCGTTCATCTTCTCGCGAAACTCATCGAATTCACGGATGCGACTCATGTTCCTCCTAGGACCAGATCCACCAGACAAAGGCCGTTCCCGCGGCGGTTGCTACGATGGTGAAAGGCAAGCCAAGTTTCATAAACTCTCCGAAGCCGGGATGATAGCCTTCCCTGCGGAGAATCCCCATGGCCGTGATGTTTGCGCTGGCTCCAACGGGGGTGATGTTCCCGCCCAGACAACTTCCCATAAGAAGGCCGAAGACGAGCAGGTTCTGATCAATGCCCAGAACCGATGACATGCCAAGAGCCACGGGAATCATTGCCGTGATGTAGGGCACATTGTCAATCACTGCGGACAGGGCCACAGAGATCCAGACAATGGCAAGAAAGGCTTTCATCGGACTGTCCCCCACCACTCCCGAGAGAGTGTGTGCAAGGCTTTCCAGGGCACCGCTTCTTTCCACGATCCCCACCATCACGAATACACCGGCAAGGAAGAAGGTCGTGTCCCAGTCGTAGCGCTTCAGAAGAGCCTTCGTTTCCGAGGGATCCCTTCGTCGATACCAGAGGACGCTACCGACAGCGGCCAGCATGCTGATCACTCCTGCGCCGTAGCGGAACTCCGGGTCGAAAAGACCCGAGAGCGCCAGACCCAGAACCATCAGGGTCAGTATCCAGGTAGGAGTCCAGGTGCTGACCTGAATCGGCTCCACCTTGTCCGGCTTCTCCCGGTGTTTCCGAAAGAAGAGCCAGAGAATACCGTAGCTCGCCAGGGCCCCGAATTGCACGGCGAAGAAAATGCTCGGGCGCACGATTCCATCTGCGCCTTTCATGAAAA
This DNA window, taken from Candidatus Krumholzibacteriia bacterium, encodes the following:
- the accD gene encoding acetyl-CoA carboxylase, carboxyltransferase subunit beta; protein product: MSWLKRTRKGLKDSTRASRKEIPDGLWLKCSSCGEILFRQELEKSRWVCSNCKFHFRVDAYSYLNFLLDEGSFEETHRGLRSKDPLNFKAGKDRYTDKEKQARKKTGLDDAVVTGLGTVSGHPVSVSVMDFRFMGGSMGSVVGEKIARSIRDAIEKRRSLIIVSQSGGARMQESILSLMQMAKTSALLGELREAGLPYISILTHPTTGGVTASFAMLGDIILAEPKALIGFAGPRVIEQTIQTELPEGFQTSEFLQEHGMVDAVVDRANLGRFLGNSLRFFTGGRARAGEDSEGSESGIASSSRRSGGSAGDSPDLFRARAASAGGGLPLDPEA
- a CDS encoding purine-nucleoside phosphorylase, whose amino-acid sequence is MRREILPLDLRKSLEKILPLWPSELPARTRAVILGSGLGPAAEDFELVWEKNFEELGLISAGVEGHKGRLLLTSAGEVHYLFLQGRLHRYEGHPDREVLLPAAALACLPLDCVLVTNAAGGLNPDFQAGDFMLIRDILSSQLADPLRGGEIPKDSGPLQLYDADLSADLQGAARGSGLRLHEGVLHVGTGPAYETLAEMRMARDMGASAASMSTFPESVLFARMGARTAAMSCITNVIADSPDEETSHEEVVEVGASAAVDFAGFLREWASK
- the rimI gene encoding ribosomal protein S18-alanine N-acetyltransferase, encoding MTLPLEFTFDYSEGKCQCLSYGPEHVDRVVALEETCFQDPWSRGLLEAEARHAEKRWNLVLLCEDELVGYALHWQMAEELHLLNIAIEPSWRRKGLSSGLIRTVAKLALERGFSHMILEVRESNEAARALYESLGFLYLHRRKAYYTDSGEDALVLWLPLEAEIKEEE
- the tsaB gene encoding tRNA (adenosine(37)-N6)-threonylcarbamoyltransferase complex dimerization subunit type 1 TsaB — its product is MILALDVSSSLGLLSLEVEEGRILSRVSLRPREHRRFLEKGLSDLQKESGRPWSELERVALGIGPGSFTGLRVALATAKGLVFGRPTPILPLSSLAIPVAACESAPILIARPARSREYWSAFFEPGASKPLFEQLRREEELEEWHRELLADWPGLRLVNGKEPEAELQLQALARLARNPEGELSGYNRDRLLPRYHATASVTRPKGEEA
- the tsaE gene encoding tRNA (adenosine(37)-N6)-threonylcarbamoyltransferase complex ATPase subunit type 1 TsaE, with translation MEETGRFARALAAVAVAGDFFALYGDLGTGKTTFSAAFCSALGIDPREVDSPSFVLQNRYEGRLPVFHFDAYRLESVEELLDAGLFDAELETGVSLLEWADRAESALPENALRLRFSMKGEGREVIFEDPPERFASAMASEGS
- a CDS encoding bifunctional response regulator/alkaline phosphatase family protein, translated to MNQSTRQNILWADDQIDLLKPHILFLEEKGYAVEGVANGDDALALIEEKNFDLLLLDEVMPGKSGIETLSEVRKLMPSLPVIMITKSGEESLMNEALGGQVEDFLVKPVNPVQIFSAIKRLFEGRKIQESQMTQRYVSDYRPISMESMDLVDWQRWMEVNRFLVDWDLRLDEFEDSGLEQTHRDLRRDLNMTFGRYVESNYPKWMKAEYPDRPLMSPDIFGDVVQPYIEAGRQVYYIVIDCMRLDQWKVIEDLLTPFFNIQVEDYFAILPTATPYARNSLFAGLWPDEIADQLPQYWLEDPREELSLNRFERQLMQEKLKRCGLGDRKFKYVKVSNISAANELYRQIGSFRQIPFVALVFNFLDILAHGRSQSEILQEIAPDESAFRSLMISWFRHSALFDILKSLARSGALVVLTSDHGSVFCQRSALVQGNRDTSSGIRYKYGDNLGCDPKQTLKVMSPRDWHLPWNRKTKNYIFARENFYFVYPTNFHDYEKRYRGSFQHGGLSLEEMIVPCAILDPKG
- a CDS encoding HAMP domain-containing sensor histidine kinase, whose amino-acid sequence is MSSERIRLIIRAYFLVGSILLLLLAVLYIRSLSEEAREESNFSAHSISGMVALALQAEEDELFYDRLRSLLDEVAEEAPFPLIITDVKGRPLFWEGVPGIPVEKKPDFENLRGMDLNNPPSEEMATLITLAREFRHEGQALVYFSPVGKRRVQGYVCYGESNLAERLRRGIVVQLLIFLLFLVTGTLGFFLVKRFEQESVWVGLAKETAHQMGTPLTSLLGWIHLGQARVSEMESAGGVEETFREMGHDVERLQKVSDRFNSIGGSPNLKRDEMRPIVEKTVEYFRTRLPHYRTQVVIEESYDEVPMVSLNAELLEWVVENLIKNALDAIDKEEGRIQISLSYQGSSKSVDLHVRDNGRGIASASRRKVFRPGFTSRSGGWGLGLTLSRRIVEEYHGGELFLLDSHDGHGSCFVMRLPA